From the Thermococcus sp. M39 genome, one window contains:
- a CDS encoding P-loop NTPase, which yields MQIVIASGKGGVGKSTVAASLLYLLKEKYSFVAVDADADAPNLHLLLGVERWEEEKELTGAKVARINPDTCIRCGICAERCPYDCIKLIDGEYVVNKLTCEGCGVCKLVCPVKGTITLEEVHSGVIRKTTTKYGFPLISAQLDVGRPNSGKLVTEEKEWAKKIMKEQKLEHMIVDSAAGIGCQVIASVGGADVAILIAEPTPASLSDVKRVYKVVQHFREPAYLIINKADINPGFKALEKWAEEEGIPILGRVPYDRAIPESMTMLKPVVEAFPDSKASRALKEIAKAVEDEILK from the coding sequence ATGCAGATTGTCATTGCAAGCGGTAAGGGTGGAGTCGGGAAATCAACAGTTGCAGCTTCGCTATTATACCTCCTAAAGGAAAAGTACAGCTTCGTCGCTGTTGATGCAGATGCCGATGCCCCAAATCTGCATCTCCTCCTTGGAGTCGAACGCTGGGAAGAAGAAAAAGAGCTGACTGGTGCAAAGGTTGCAAGGATAAATCCCGATACCTGCATCAGATGCGGAATCTGTGCAGAAAGGTGTCCATACGACTGCATAAAGCTCATTGATGGAGAATATGTTGTGAATAAGCTCACATGTGAAGGCTGTGGAGTGTGTAAACTTGTGTGCCCAGTTAAGGGAACAATAACTCTTGAAGAAGTTCACTCTGGAGTGATAAGGAAAACCACAACAAAATACGGATTCCCACTAATTTCAGCTCAGCTGGACGTTGGGAGGCCTAATAGTGGGAAGCTCGTTACAGAAGAGAAGGAATGGGCGAAGAAGATAATGAAAGAGCAAAAGCTGGAGCACATGATAGTCGATTCAGCTGCGGGGATTGGGTGTCAAGTAATTGCAAGCGTCGGTGGAGCTGATGTCGCAATCCTCATTGCAGAGCCCACTCCAGCATCACTGAGCGATGTTAAAAGGGTTTACAAGGTTGTCCAGCACTTTAGGGAGCCAGCTTATTTGATAATCAACAAAGCGGATATAAATCCAGGATTCAAAGCCCTTGAGAAGTGGGCTGAGGAGGAAGGAATACCCATATTGGGTAGAGTTCCCTATGACAGAGCAATACCCGAAAGCATGACAATGCTCAAACCTGTTGTGGAGGCGTTTCCAGATTCAAAAGCCAGCAGAGCACTTAAAGAAATTGCAAAAGCTGTGGAAGATGAAATTTTGAAGTAG
- a CDS encoding radical SAM protein, translated as MTKCKLCGYEFEEISRSIGVCVNCLRKDKQALKTAMESHFKWRELMGLPPEPPKDGELQCKICVNECKIPRNSSGYCGIIWNRERKMTTITGTFDKAYLHWYLDPHPTNCVAEPVCPEREHYGFYNLAVFFAGCNLDCLFCQNIHHKYMIKEGRIDLGEGVVLSTEELVNIAMQRRITCVCYFGGDPTPHSIYALKVSRKILKRAEESKEMKRICWETNGLENPKIMVKMAELSLKSGGIIKIDWKAYTPSIYQALTGINGEKAIERIKENVKLVLKMSEGRKPPLLVVSTLVVPHYVDEHEVFNIASYIAEINPETPYVLLAFAPQHLMYDVPTTSRRQMEKVYKAAQEAGLKNIYIGNPWLLR; from the coding sequence ATGACAAAGTGCAAGCTATGTGGTTATGAATTCGAAGAGATTAGCAGATCAATTGGGGTATGTGTTAACTGCCTTAGAAAAGATAAGCAAGCTTTGAAAACAGCGATGGAAAGTCACTTCAAGTGGCGCGAACTTATGGGGCTTCCCCCAGAGCCGCCAAAGGATGGAGAACTTCAATGTAAAATCTGTGTTAATGAGTGCAAAATTCCAAGAAATAGTTCAGGCTACTGTGGAATAATATGGAACAGAGAGAGAAAGATGACTACAATAACTGGGACATTTGATAAAGCTTATCTTCACTGGTATCTCGACCCCCACCCAACAAACTGTGTTGCTGAGCCTGTCTGCCCTGAGCGGGAGCACTATGGTTTTTATAACTTAGCTGTCTTCTTTGCTGGATGCAACTTGGACTGCCTCTTCTGCCAGAACATCCACCACAAATACATGATAAAAGAAGGCAGAATTGACCTAGGAGAAGGCGTTGTATTAAGCACAGAGGAGCTTGTAAATATTGCTATGCAGAGACGGATTACTTGTGTCTGCTACTTCGGAGGCGATCCAACGCCGCACAGCATTTATGCTCTGAAAGTATCAAGGAAAATTCTAAAGCGGGCTGAAGAAAGTAAAGAAATGAAAAGAATTTGCTGGGAGACAAATGGCTTGGAAAATCCAAAGATTATGGTGAAAATGGCAGAGCTCAGTCTCAAAAGTGGAGGGATTATCAAGATTGACTGGAAAGCATATACACCAAGCATTTATCAAGCTCTGACAGGCATAAATGGGGAAAAAGCCATCGAAAGGATAAAAGAGAACGTTAAGCTTGTCTTGAAGATGAGTGAAGGAAGAAAGCCACCTCTTTTAGTTGTCAGCACTCTTGTAGTTCCTCACTATGTTGATGAGCATGAGGTGTTTAATATTGCGAGCTATATAGCTGAAATAAATCCAGAAACGCCTTACGTACTGTTAGCTTTTGCTCCCCAGCATTTAATGTATGATGTCCCAACAACAAGCAGGAGGCAAATGGAAAAGGTTTACAAAGCAGCTCAAGAGGCAGGGTTGAAAAACATTTACATCGGGAATCCATGGCTACTGAGATAA